The Vibrio gangliei genome includes a region encoding these proteins:
- a CDS encoding JAB domain-containing protein: MKIEETLSVREDEVLYLARNIFEQKIRNENLDCTSPEQIKGYLQTILRTAERERFAVILLDENKQFIKTDIIFEGTIDSASVYPREVLKVALKGKAKNIILLHNHPSGVSEPSQADRTITRRLIDALKLIEVNVVDHFIIAEDEITSFRERGFI; this comes from the coding sequence ATGAAAATTGAAGAAACACTAAGTGTACGTGAAGACGAAGTTCTATATCTTGCCCGTAATATTTTCGAGCAAAAAATCAGGAACGAAAATCTTGACTGTACATCACCAGAGCAAATCAAAGGCTACCTACAAACAATTCTCAGAACGGCTGAGCGTGAACGTTTCGCAGTAATCCTGTTAGATGAAAATAAACAGTTCATCAAAACAGATATTATTTTTGAGGGAACAATCGACAGCGCATCAGTTTATCCAAGAGAAGTGTTAAAAGTTGCCCTAAAAGGCAAAGCAAAAAATATAATTCTTCTGCATAACCATCCGAGCGGTGTTAGTGAGCCATCACAGGCTGACAGGACAATCACCAGACGGTTAATCGATGCACTAAAACTCATCGAGGTTAACGTAGTTGATCACTTCATTATTGCAGAGGATGAAATCACTTCATTTCGTGAACGTGGCTTCATTTAA
- a CDS encoding Mov34/MPN/PAD-1 family protein encodes MKKLQSKSGISNEAGFSNSNQANPNNVLSLEQRLFEKRLKDNGQALTTPVLVKEYLGTMQGIFTHDRFVMIALGEKNELIGSKAVKVTGYSFEGLNDFMKDSKVKFACLAHSSRLLQSDTKTHIQAINQKARAFLGTVDVTFLDHLIVCEKEIISLVERGHM; translated from the coding sequence ATGAAAAAACTCCAATCAAAATCTGGCATCAGCAATGAAGCTGGTTTTAGCAATAGCAATCAAGCAAATCCGAACAATGTGTTGTCACTTGAGCAGCGCTTGTTCGAGAAGCGACTAAAAGACAATGGGCAAGCATTGACTACCCCTGTTCTAGTTAAAGAGTACCTTGGCACCATGCAAGGAATCTTTACTCATGATCGCTTTGTTATGATTGCATTAGGAGAAAAAAACGAACTAATCGGCTCAAAGGCTGTAAAGGTAACGGGATATTCGTTCGAGGGGTTAAACGACTTTATGAAGGACAGTAAAGTTAAATTTGCTTGTCTTGCACATAGTAGTCGGTTACTACAATCAGATACGAAAACTCACATCCAAGCTATCAACCAAAAGGCAAGAGCTTTCCTTGGCACAGTTGACGTAACTTTCTTAGATCACCTTATTGTTTGTGAGAAAGAGATTATTTCACTGGTCGAGAGAGGGCACATGTAA
- a CDS encoding DUF4113 domain-containing protein, whose protein sequence is MPTLKNRQRVGLGDFSGVRRQQPMRQNGCSLTRLFLAGILSQLYALYADISSRVMGVIGRYAPQQHEYSIDESILYFRNIQKVIPDLTAHAAKIRKDVYRLCKIPVCVGGGSSITLSKIANRVAKKERSLDGVLVIESEDVRLRALKSTPLTDVWGVGRRLAPKLNLMGIKTAYDLSQMNLSVARNQFSVNLERTVRELNGQVCFHWDDIEPDQRQIFSTRSLGTKLYDLELILQALSKHAGVAATKARKKNLKAKAVVCFISTSAFQDEPVYLKGVHEFEYATNDTIAITRAVNHVGKKLFREGVAFSKVGVGLLDLTNAKNSQMDMFNPEPDNPKLMQAMDVINSRYGRDTLFVGAQGCEQKWDMRREFLSKEYTTNWNDIPVVNSGIKAM, encoded by the coding sequence ATGCCCACCTTAAAAAATAGACAGCGGGTTGGGCTGGGTGATTTTTCTGGTGTTAGACGCCAGCAACCCATGCGGCAGAATGGTTGCTCACTTACTCGTCTATTTTTAGCGGGAATTCTTAGCCAACTGTATGCGCTCTATGCGGATATTAGTTCCCGTGTTATGGGTGTTATCGGTCGTTATGCCCCCCAGCAACATGAATATTCGATTGATGAATCGATACTATATTTCAGGAATATACAAAAGGTCATTCCAGACCTTACCGCCCATGCAGCAAAAATACGAAAAGATGTTTATCGCTTATGCAAAATACCTGTTTGCGTAGGTGGTGGAAGTTCGATCACTCTATCGAAGATAGCAAACAGAGTCGCTAAGAAAGAGCGTTCGCTTGATGGTGTCCTTGTTATAGAAAGTGAAGATGTAAGGCTAAGAGCCCTTAAATCAACGCCTTTAACTGATGTTTGGGGGGTTGGGCGAAGATTGGCACCTAAATTAAATCTAATGGGTATAAAAACGGCCTATGACCTTTCTCAAATGAACTTATCAGTTGCAAGAAATCAGTTTTCAGTAAATCTTGAAAGAACAGTTCGAGAGCTGAATGGTCAGGTATGTTTTCATTGGGATGATATTGAGCCAGATCAGAGGCAAATTTTTTCCACTCGCTCCCTTGGCACCAAGCTTTATGATTTAGAGTTAATACTCCAAGCGCTGTCTAAACATGCAGGAGTAGCAGCAACAAAGGCTAGGAAAAAAAACTTAAAAGCAAAGGCCGTAGTGTGTTTTATTTCAACCTCTGCATTTCAAGATGAACCAGTTTACTTAAAAGGTGTTCATGAGTTTGAATATGCAACGAACGATACAATAGCCATCACAAGAGCCGTAAACCACGTAGGAAAAAAGTTGTTTCGTGAGGGTGTGGCTTTTTCAAAAGTTGGTGTTGGTTTGTTGGATTTGACCAATGCAAAAAACAGTCAAATGGATATGTTTAACCCTGAACCAGATAACCCTAAATTAATGCAGGCAATGGATGTGATTAACAGCCGTTATGGGCGTGATACGCTTTTTGTTGGTGCTCAGGGATGCGAGCAAAAGTGGGATATGAGGCGCGAATTTCTATCCAAAGAATATACAACAAACTGGAATGACATACCGGTTGTTAACTCTGGTATTAAAGCGATGTGA
- the tetR(D) gene encoding tetracycline resistance transcriptional repressor TetR(D), with protein MARLNRESVIDAALELLNETGIDGLTTRKLAQKLGIEQPTLYWHVKNKRALLDALAVEILARHHDYSLPAAGESWQSFLRNNAMSFRRALLRYRDGAKVHLGTRPDEKQYDTVETQLRFMTENGFSLRDGLYAISAVSHFTLGAVLEQQEHTAALTDRPAAPDENLPPLLREALQIMDSDDGEQAFLHGLESLIRGFEVQLTALLQIVGGDKLIIPFC; from the coding sequence ATGGCACGGCTGAACAGAGAATCGGTTATTGATGCGGCACTGGAACTGCTGAATGAGACAGGGATTGACGGGCTGACGACCCGCAAGCTGGCGCAGAAGCTGGGAATAGAACAGCCGACACTTTACTGGCATGTGAAAAATAAACGGGCGTTACTGGATGCGCTGGCGGTGGAGATCCTGGCGCGTCATCATGATTATTCACTGCCTGCGGCGGGGGAATCCTGGCAGTCATTTCTGCGCAATAATGCAATGAGTTTCCGCCGGGCGCTGCTGCGTTACCGTGACGGGGCAAAAGTGCACCTCGGCACCCGCCCTGATGAAAAACAGTATGATACGGTGGAAACCCAGTTACGCTTTATGACAGAAAACGGCTTTTCACTGCGCGACGGGTTATATGCGATTTCAGCGGTCAGTCATTTTACCCTTGGTGCCGTACTGGAGCAGCAGGAGCATACTGCCGCCCTGACCGACCGCCCTGCAGCACCGGACGAAAACCTGCCGCCGCTATTGCGGGAAGCGCTGCAGATTATGGACAGTGATGATGGTGAGCAGGCCTTTCTGCATGGCCTGGAGAGCCTGATCCGGGGGTTTGAGGTGCAGCTTACGGCACTGTTGCAAATAGTCGGTGGTGATAAACTTATCATCCCCTTTTGCTGA
- a CDS encoding JAB domain-containing protein, producing MSTDLKLHINDQLLEVNEELVLYLTEQIYSKKLRDKSIKLTSPTKTKQFIQKQGFTDKGYKALILDNQHHVLCIHEIEVSEADVHSMDMRPLVEKLLTENGNAVILLSCQPNTDCASVSTDTDLKLANHIRNKLNLIDCRVLDCIIASSDDIHSLAERGLFSVH from the coding sequence ATGAGCACCGATTTAAAATTACACATCAACGACCAATTACTTGAAGTGAACGAAGAACTTGTTTTGTATTTAACAGAGCAGATTTACTCTAAAAAATTACGAGACAAATCAATTAAGCTTACTTCACCAACAAAAACTAAGCAGTTTATTCAAAAACAAGGATTTACGGATAAAGGGTATAAGGCGCTGATTTTAGATAATCAACACCATGTTCTCTGTATTCATGAAATTGAGGTATCTGAAGCAGACGTTCATTCAATGGACATGCGGCCACTTGTTGAAAAACTACTAACTGAAAACGGTAACGCAGTCATATTACTGAGCTGCCAACCAAACACAGATTGTGCATCAGTATCTACGGATACTGACCTAAAGCTGGCCAATCACATCAGGAATAAACTGAACCTAATTGATTGCAGAGTTTTGGATTGCATCATCGCATCAAGCGATGACATTCATTCTCTAGCAGAAAGAGGTTTATTTTCTGTTCATTAA
- a CDS encoding Tn3 family transposase, translating into MAIKNEITILTRAEQADLYSPPIFSIEEQRLYFSLNDAELAVFRSIRLRAHRCYFVAILGYFKSKPVILDIAYSQVSKDLMFISKELLGGKGLRPFTPSQKQKDRLYAKVLDLAGYHKWDESQHFNSLFDHLVQVGNAWLEPRYLFDTAIEFLTSHSIAIPRYTVLQRLISRAMQQVRKDLAHQLNQLTSPELHVFLDSITAIDDGLSLNQLRGGAKSLTVPELKKELALYHQLAPWRTQINGVIDGLNLSLKNRQHFGELINYYGSKLKRFKRAQQHLWLLCHLTERIQLALERLTDGFIYHIRKQQEAANTFAQQAVFLSWQSAADNVTKAAELLHLFVDENIDDNQPFSVVRQQALKVMNDRDIQTLCLYLKKQKRTVEEYQWQHYDEQCNLLEQLLRQVFLCLECEAGKGSEAVVAQLQQMQTEIAFGGPLKTMDTSLIPKKHLPWLVKQDNVNPQRYEWLLYRQLTSRLNGRIYLPNVTKYRALEDDLIPQTSQDTLLASSTLDRLKQPAELLLQEKQHRLESALKDVALHIDEGDNRNVIMKNRTGTRWRLPTKSATSLVNNPFFKRMQPVGIADVLRYVERETGFMKCLTHVLPIQKQGFTHQDDLLAILIANATHRGVYGMAQISDRSYEHLSTVQANYIRPETLHDASDVINNAVAALPIFRHYHIQEDQLHASADGQKFETHLETFKTRYSSKYFGTNKGITAMTLVANHSALNARIIGSNEHESHYIYDLLQSNSSEIKPDVLSTDTHGVNHVNFALLDLCGYSFAPRYAQFSSVINDLFDVTESEQGSTILALKKPIRTNVITTGWQDIRRIVLSLQTKRTTQAMLVRKLSGYPSGHPILQALTEYNRLVKAQYLLDYIDDASLRQYVQRALNRGEAWHFLRRAIASVNGDQFRGKNESEIAIWNECARLLANAIIYFNSAILSHLLGHFEARGDEEKAGITRAVSPVAWQNINLSGTYNFTNTGKLPNIGEITRPIVDD; encoded by the coding sequence ATGGCCATCAAAAACGAAATTACTATTCTCACGAGAGCAGAACAGGCAGATCTTTATTCCCCACCCATTTTTTCAATCGAAGAACAACGTCTGTACTTTTCTCTGAACGATGCGGAATTGGCAGTTTTTCGGTCAATTCGTCTCAGAGCTCATAGATGTTACTTTGTCGCGATTTTGGGATACTTCAAATCAAAGCCCGTCATCCTAGATATCGCTTACTCGCAGGTTTCTAAGGATTTAATGTTCATCAGTAAAGAGCTGCTTGGCGGCAAGGGGCTCAGACCATTCACTCCCTCACAAAAACAAAAAGATCGACTCTACGCAAAAGTATTAGACCTTGCTGGTTATCACAAATGGGACGAAAGTCAGCACTTCAATTCTCTTTTCGACCACCTTGTTCAGGTGGGCAATGCCTGGCTGGAGCCGCGTTACCTCTTTGATACTGCTATTGAATTCCTAACCAGTCACAGCATTGCTATCCCTAGGTACACCGTACTCCAGAGACTGATAAGCAGAGCGATGCAGCAGGTCAGAAAAGACCTGGCGCACCAACTTAATCAACTCACCAGTCCTGAACTTCACGTCTTTCTGGACAGCATAACAGCCATTGATGACGGACTAAGCCTGAACCAGCTCAGAGGCGGTGCAAAAAGTCTGACCGTACCTGAACTTAAAAAAGAGCTTGCCCTTTATCATCAGTTAGCGCCATGGCGCACGCAAATCAATGGCGTTATCGATGGGCTTAATCTGTCTCTTAAAAATCGACAACACTTCGGTGAGCTCATCAACTATTACGGTAGTAAACTCAAACGATTCAAACGCGCACAGCAGCATCTATGGTTGCTATGTCACCTGACAGAGCGGATACAACTGGCACTGGAACGGTTAACTGATGGGTTCATTTACCATATCCGCAAGCAACAAGAAGCTGCCAACACCTTTGCACAACAAGCAGTGTTCCTGTCCTGGCAGTCAGCCGCGGACAATGTCACGAAAGCGGCAGAGTTACTGCATCTGTTTGTGGATGAGAACATTGATGATAATCAACCCTTCTCAGTAGTCAGACAACAGGCATTGAAGGTCATGAATGACAGGGATATCCAGACCCTCTGCCTTTACCTGAAAAAACAGAAACGGACCGTGGAAGAGTACCAGTGGCAACATTACGATGAACAATGCAATCTCCTGGAGCAACTGTTAAGGCAGGTGTTCTTGTGCCTTGAATGTGAGGCCGGTAAAGGCTCAGAAGCCGTCGTCGCCCAACTTCAACAGATGCAGACGGAAATCGCATTCGGTGGACCACTGAAGACGATGGATACGTCGCTCATCCCGAAAAAGCACCTCCCATGGTTGGTTAAACAGGATAACGTTAACCCGCAACGTTACGAATGGCTGCTCTACCGGCAGTTAACCTCACGACTGAATGGACGCATTTATTTGCCAAATGTTACCAAATACCGCGCACTGGAAGACGACCTGATCCCCCAGACATCGCAGGATACCTTGCTGGCCTCATCAACACTGGACAGACTAAAACAGCCCGCAGAGTTATTGTTACAGGAGAAACAACACCGGCTGGAAAGTGCACTCAAAGACGTTGCTCTCCATATTGATGAGGGAGACAATCGAAATGTGATCATGAAAAATCGTACCGGTACCCGCTGGCGTCTGCCGACCAAAAGCGCTACATCTCTGGTCAACAATCCCTTTTTTAAGCGAATGCAACCGGTCGGTATCGCGGATGTACTGCGGTATGTAGAGCGCGAAACCGGGTTCATGAAATGTCTGACTCATGTACTTCCGATACAAAAACAAGGGTTCACTCATCAGGATGATTTACTGGCCATTCTGATTGCCAACGCCACTCACCGTGGTGTGTATGGCATGGCGCAGATCTCCGATCGAAGCTATGAACACCTGAGTACGGTGCAGGCCAACTATATCCGGCCTGAAACGCTGCATGACGCCAGCGACGTGATCAATAATGCGGTTGCAGCGCTACCCATCTTCCGCCACTACCATATTCAGGAGGACCAGCTGCATGCCAGTGCGGATGGTCAGAAATTCGAAACCCATCTGGAAACCTTTAAAACCCGGTACTCCTCTAAGTATTTCGGCACCAACAAAGGGATCACGGCCATGACACTGGTGGCCAACCACAGCGCCCTCAATGCTCGGATCATCGGTTCCAACGAGCACGAATCACACTATATTTATGACCTGTTACAATCCAACAGCAGTGAAATCAAACCTGACGTACTCTCGACAGATACACACGGTGTCAATCATGTTAACTTCGCCTTACTGGATCTATGCGGTTACAGTTTTGCACCGCGATACGCGCAGTTCAGTAGTGTCATCAATGATCTGTTTGATGTGACTGAAAGTGAACAAGGCAGCACCATACTGGCGCTAAAGAAGCCTATCAGAACGAATGTTATTACAACGGGATGGCAAGATATCAGGCGTATTGTTCTGTCACTTCAGACAAAGCGGACGACACAAGCAATGCTGGTAAGAAAGTTGTCTGGTTACCCTTCTGGACACCCAATATTACAGGCTCTGACGGAGTATAATCGACTGGTTAAAGCGCAATATTTACTTGACTACATCGACGATGCCAGTTTGCGGCAGTATGTGCAACGTGCCCTGAACCGGGGAGAAGCATGGCACTTCCTTAGACGAGCCATTGCGTCGGTGAATGGTGATCAGTTCCGTGGCAAAAACGAGTCTGAAATCGCTATCTGGAATGAATGCGCAAGATTGCTTGCCAACGCGATCATCTACTTCAACTCCGCGATACTGAGTCATCTTCTGGGACACTTTGAAGCGAGAGGAGATGAAGAGAAAGCGGGTATCACTCGTGCTGTTTCGCCCGTTGCGTGGCAAAATATCAACTTAAGCGGAACGTATAACTTCACTAATACTGGGAAATTGCCCAATATTGGCGAAATAACAAGGCCGATAGTGGATGATTAG
- the tet(D) gene encoding tetracycline efflux MFS transporter Tet(D) produces the protein MNKPAVIALVITLLDAMGIGLIMPVLPSLLREYLPEADVANHYGILLALYAVMQVCFAPLLGRWSDKLGRRPVLLLSLAGAAFDYTLLALSNVLWMLYLGRIISGITGATGAVAASVVADSTAVSERTAWFGRLGAAFGAGLIAGPAIGGLAGDISPHLPFVIAAILNACTFLMVFFIFKPAVQTEEKPAEQKQESAGISFITLLKPLALLLFVFFTAQLIGQIPATVWVLFTESRFAWDSAAVGFSLAGLGAMHALFQAVVAGALAKRLSEKTIIFAGFIADATAFLLMSAITSGWMVYPVLILLAGGGIALPALQGIISAGASAANQGKLQGVLVSLTNLTGVAGPLLFAFIFSQTQQSADGTVWLIGTALYGLLLAICLLIRKPAPVAATC, from the coding sequence ATGAATAAACCCGCTGTCATCGCGCTGGTGATTACACTGCTGGACGCGATGGGAATTGGTCTGATCATGCCGGTATTACCGTCACTGCTGCGGGAATATCTCCCGGAAGCGGATGTGGCAAACCATTACGGCATTCTGCTGGCGCTGTATGCGGTGATGCAGGTCTGTTTTGCTCCGCTGCTGGGCAGATGGTCAGATAAGCTGGGGCGCAGACCGGTGCTGCTGTTATCCCTGGCGGGTGCCGCGTTTGATTACACACTGCTGGCACTGTCCAATGTGCTGTGGATGTTGTATCTCGGGCGGATTATCTCCGGGATCACTGGTGCCACCGGCGCGGTTGCGGCTTCGGTAGTGGCGGACAGCACGGCGGTCAGCGAGCGTACCGCCTGGTTCGGCCGTCTCGGTGCGGCCTTTGGTGCCGGGCTGATTGCCGGGCCGGCTATCGGCGGACTGGCGGGGGATATCTCACCGCATCTGCCGTTTGTCATTGCGGCAATACTGAATGCCTGCACCTTTCTGATGGTCTTTTTTATCTTTAAACCGGCGGTACAGACAGAAGAAAAACCGGCGGAGCAGAAACAAGAAAGCGCAGGTATCAGCTTTATCACACTGCTTAAACCTCTGGCGCTGTTGCTGTTTGTCTTTTTTACCGCGCAGCTTATCGGGCAGATCCCGGCCACTGTCTGGGTATTGTTTACGGAGAGCCGCTTTGCCTGGGACAGCGCGGCGGTCGGTTTTTCACTGGCGGGACTCGGGGCGATGCATGCACTGTTTCAGGCGGTGGTTGCCGGGGCGCTGGCAAAACGGCTGAGTGAGAAAACCATTATTTTCGCCGGATTTATTGCCGATGCCACCGCGTTTTTACTGATGTCTGCTATCACTTCCGGATGGATGGTGTATCCGGTCCTGATCCTGCTGGCAGGCGGCGGAATTGCACTGCCTGCATTGCAGGGCATTATCTCTGCCGGGGCATCGGCGGCAAATCAGGGAAAACTACAGGGTGTGCTGGTCAGCCTGACCAATCTGACCGGCGTGGCGGGCCCGCTGCTGTTTGCTTTTATTTTCAGTCAGACACAGCAGAGTGCGGACGGTACGGTGTGGCTGATTGGCACGGCACTGTACGGTCTGCTGCTGGCAATCTGTCTGCTGATCAGAAAACCGGCACCGGTGGCGGCCACCTGCTGA
- a CDS encoding IS6-like element IS26 family transposase: MNPFKGRHFQRDIILWAVRWYCKYGISYRELQEMLAERGVNVDHSTIYRWVQRYAPEMEKRLRWYWRNPSDLCPWHMDETYVKVNGRWAYLYRAVDSRGRTVDFYLSSRRNSKAAYRFLGKILNNVKKWQIPRFINTDKAPAYGRALALLKREGRCPSDVEHRQIKYRNNVIECDHGKLKRIIGATLGFKSMKTAYATIKGIEVMRALRKGQASAFYYGDPLGEMRLVSRVFEM; this comes from the coding sequence ATGAACCCATTCAAAGGCCGGCATTTTCAGCGTGACATCATTCTGTGGGCCGTACGCTGGTACTGCAAATACGGCATCAGTTACCGTGAGCTGCAGGAGATGCTGGCTGAACGCGGAGTGAATGTCGATCACTCCACGATTTACCGCTGGGTTCAGCGTTATGCGCCTGAAATGGAAAAACGGCTGCGCTGGTACTGGCGTAACCCTTCCGATCTTTGCCCGTGGCACATGGATGAAACCTACGTGAAGGTCAATGGCCGCTGGGCGTATCTGTACCGGGCCGTCGACAGCCGGGGCCGCACTGTCGATTTTTATCTCTCCTCCCGTCGTAACAGCAAAGCTGCATACCGGTTTCTGGGTAAAATCCTCAACAACGTGAAGAAGTGGCAGATCCCGCGATTCATCAACACGGATAAAGCGCCCGCCTATGGTCGCGCGCTTGCTCTGCTCAAACGCGAAGGCCGGTGCCCGTCTGACGTTGAACACCGACAGATTAAGTACCGGAACAACGTGATTGAATGCGATCATGGCAAACTGAAACGGATAATCGGCGCCACGCTGGGATTTAAATCCATGAAGACGGCTTACGCCACCATCAAAGGTATTGAGGTGATGCGTGCACTACGCAAAGGCCAGGCCTCAGCATTTTATTATGGTGATCCCCTGGGCGAAATGCGCCTGGTAAGCAGAGTTTTTGAAATGTAA
- a CDS encoding GMA family class A beta-lactamase GMA-1 — protein MKKSILLSSCLFISFLSTASTLNDSLYSIEQRTLGRIGVSVLDSTDQQWHYKGNERFPMMSTFKTLACAKMLQDSDRDILDISTMAPVKSDELIAWSPITKNMVGSSITIENACEATMKTSDNTAANIVLKHIGGPQGVTAFLRLIGDKVTQLDRFEPELNQAKADDLRDTTTPNAMNKTLYHILFEDVLAQNSKKQLKEWMQGNTVSDSLLRSVLPKGWSIADRSGAGANGSRGITAAIWTDEREPLIISIYLTQTNLSMPERNQVINEIGKAIFEEYAVK, from the coding sequence ATGAAAAAATCAATCTTACTTTCGAGCTGTTTGTTCATTTCTTTTTTATCGACCGCTTCAACATTGAACGACTCGCTCTATTCTATAGAACAACGCACCTTGGGACGCATAGGCGTATCAGTTTTAGATTCAACGGATCAACAATGGCACTATAAAGGGAATGAAAGGTTCCCTATGATGAGTACATTCAAGACATTAGCATGTGCAAAAATGCTACAGGACTCTGATAGAGACATTTTAGATATAAGTACAATGGCGCCAGTAAAATCCGATGAACTAATCGCTTGGTCACCAATAACAAAAAACATGGTTGGCAGTTCAATTACCATTGAAAATGCTTGTGAAGCTACGATGAAGACTAGTGATAATACTGCTGCAAACATAGTCTTAAAGCACATCGGAGGCCCACAGGGTGTCACTGCTTTTCTACGTTTGATCGGAGATAAAGTAACTCAATTAGATCGTTTTGAACCTGAACTAAACCAAGCCAAAGCTGATGACCTACGTGATACAACGACGCCAAATGCGATGAATAAGACCCTATATCATATTTTATTCGAAGATGTATTAGCTCAAAATTCAAAAAAACAACTTAAGGAATGGATGCAAGGGAACACTGTTTCCGATTCTTTACTCCGTTCTGTTTTACCAAAAGGGTGGTCTATTGCAGATCGTTCTGGTGCAGGAGCTAACGGTTCGCGCGGTATTACAGCAGCAATTTGGACTGACGAGCGCGAGCCATTAATCATTAGCATCTACCTGACACAAACCAACCTTTCTATGCCAGAACGTAATCAAGTTATTAATGAAATTGGTAAGGCTATTTTCGAAGAGTATGCTGTAAAATAA
- a CDS encoding S-(hydroxymethyl)glutathione dehydrogenase/class III alcohol dehydrogenase, with amino-acid sequence MKSRAAVAFGPGLPLEIVEIDVAPPKKGEVLVKISHTGVCHTDAYTLSGDDPEGLFPVVLGHEGAGVVVEVGEGVTSVKPGDHVIPLYTAECGECDFCTSGKTNLCVAVRETQGKGVMPDGTSRFSYNGQPLYHYMGCSTFSEYTVVAEVSLAKINPQANAEQVCLLGCGVTTGIGAVHNTAKVQEGDSVAVFGLGGIGLAVVQGARQAKAGRIFAIDTNPSKFELAKQFGATDCINPNDYDKPVQQVLVEMTKWGVDHTFECIGNVNVMRSALESAHRGWGQSVIIGVAGAGKEISTRPFQLVTGRVWKGTAFGGVKGRTQLPGMVEDAMSGKIELAPFVTHTMELDKINEAFDLMHDGKSIRTVIHY; translated from the coding sequence ATGAAATCACGCGCAGCAGTCGCCTTCGGGCCGGGTTTACCCCTTGAAATTGTTGAAATTGATGTGGCACCGCCGAAGAAAGGTGAAGTGCTGGTGAAAATCAGTCACACCGGGGTATGCCATACCGATGCCTACACGCTTTCCGGTGATGATCCGGAAGGTCTGTTCCCGGTGGTGCTCGGCCATGAAGGTGCCGGGGTGGTGGTTGAGGTCGGTGAGGGCGTGACCAGTGTGAAACCGGGCGACCATGTGATCCCGCTGTACACCGCCGAGTGCGGCGAGTGTGATTTCTGTACCTCCGGTAAAACCAACCTCTGTGTTGCCGTCCGCGAAACCCAGGGCAAAGGCGTGATGCCGGACGGCACCAGCCGTTTTTCGTATAACGGTCAGCCGCTCTATCACTATATGGGCTGCTCGACATTCAGCGAATATACCGTTGTGGCGGAAGTATCACTGGCGAAAATCAATCCGCAGGCCAATGCGGAGCAGGTTTGCCTGCTCGGCTGCGGCGTGACCACCGGGATCGGCGCGGTACACAATACCGCGAAGGTACAGGAAGGGGATTCTGTGGCGGTATTCGGCCTCGGCGGTATCGGGCTGGCCGTGGTGCAGGGCGCACGTCAGGCAAAAGCGGGGCGCATCTTTGCCATCGATACCAATCCATCCAAGTTTGAGCTGGCAAAACAGTTCGGCGCCACAGACTGCATTAATCCCAATGATTATGACAAACCTGTTCAGCAGGTGCTGGTCGAAATGACCAAATGGGGTGTGGATCATACCTTTGAATGTATCGGCAATGTCAATGTGATGCGGTCGGCGCTGGAAAGTGCGCACCGTGGCTGGGGGCAGTCGGTAATTATCGGGGTGGCGGGTGCCGGAAAAGAGATTTCAACCCGTCCGTTCCAGCTGGTGACCGGCCGGGTCTGGAAAGGCACGGCGTTCGGCGGCGTGAAAGGGCGTACCCAGTTGCCGGGAATGGTGGAAGATGCCATGAGCGGCAAAATCGAGCTGGCGCCGTTTGTCACGCACACCATGGAACTGGATAAAATCAATGAAGCTTTTGATTTGATGCACGACGGCAAATCCATCCGCACAGTCATTCATTACTGA